The proteins below are encoded in one region of Anaerolineae bacterium:
- a CDS encoding 3-oxoacyl-[acyl-carrier protein] reductase, producing MENVVHASARVVLITGAAGGIGRATVHHFARMGWKVIGVDRAPFGEAFPSDGAFIQADISISENLQAIFAATQEISPYLHALVNNAAVQVAKPMLETTIEEWNMVLASNLTSVFLGVKLAYPLLKAAGGGAIVNVSSVHAVATSANIAAYAASKGGLLALTRAIAIEFARDNIRANAVLPGAVDTPMLRAGLGRGHVAGGDILERLDNLARKTVNGRIGKPEEIAHAIYFLADETQSSFMTGQALIVDGGATARLSTE from the coding sequence ATGGAAAATGTTGTTCACGCGTCTGCTCGGGTTGTGTTGATCACCGGCGCAGCCGGCGGTATAGGCCGGGCGACAGTACACCATTTTGCGCGCATGGGCTGGAAGGTAATCGGCGTCGATCGTGCCCCCTTTGGAGAAGCCTTTCCATCGGATGGTGCATTTATCCAAGCCGATATTTCGATTAGCGAGAACCTGCAAGCGATCTTTGCGGCTACTCAGGAGATCAGTCCGTATTTGCACGCTTTGGTAAATAATGCGGCCGTTCAGGTTGCAAAACCAATGTTGGAAACAACCATCGAAGAGTGGAATATGGTTCTCGCCTCCAACCTGACCTCTGTGTTCCTGGGAGTTAAACTGGCATATCCATTATTGAAAGCTGCAGGCGGTGGGGCGATCGTCAATGTCTCATCGGTTCATGCTGTGGCAACCTCCGCCAATATCGCCGCTTATGCAGCCAGTAAGGGGGGGTTGCTGGCTTTGACGCGGGCGATAGCCATTGAGTTTGCCAGGGATAACATTCGAGCGAACGCGGTTTTACCTGGCGCAGTGGACACACCGATGTTGCGCGCCGGCTTGGGGCGCGGACACGTAGCTGGAGGAGATATTCTCGAACGCCTGGATAATTTAGCCCGTAAGACGGTCAATGGGCGGATTGGCAAGCCGGAAGAGATCGCTCATGCCATCTACTTCCTTGCCGATGAAACGCAATCTTCTTTCATGACCGGTCAGGCGTTAATTGTGGATGGCGGTGCAACGGCCCGTTTGAGCACGGAGTAG
- a CDS encoding D-3-phosphoglycerate dehydrogenase, with protein sequence MTFVVLFSAPYMLPRRHHFQPLLESYGIEVLSAEVKERLSEEQLLTYAGLYDGTICGDDRYSARVLEACAPRLKVISKWGSGVDSIDHEAANRLGIQVCRTPNAFTLPVADTVLGYMLAFARRQPWMDRAMKAGQWEKLPGRSLSECTLGVIGVGNIGKAVIRRARAFGMRILGNDIVEIAHDFVAEYQVEMTSLEDLLQRSDFVSLNCDLNPTSYHLINEKTLKLMKPGAVLINAARGAVVDEQALIHALQNGQIGGAALDVFEQEPLPPDSPLLRMDQVLLAPHNANSSPAAWERVHRNTLRNLLQGLGIDCQDLEERYVRFTRS encoded by the coding sequence ATGACCTTTGTGGTGCTTTTTTCTGCTCCGTATATGTTACCGCGCCGTCATCATTTTCAACCGTTGCTGGAAAGCTATGGCATTGAAGTGCTTTCTGCTGAAGTCAAAGAGCGGTTGTCTGAAGAACAATTGCTCACGTACGCCGGTCTGTATGATGGCACGATCTGCGGCGATGACCGCTACTCTGCGCGGGTTCTGGAAGCCTGTGCTCCACGCTTGAAAGTTATTTCCAAGTGGGGGTCAGGCGTGGATTCCATTGACCATGAGGCTGCAAACCGCTTGGGGATTCAAGTTTGCCGTACCCCGAATGCCTTTACGTTGCCGGTGGCGGATACAGTTTTAGGATACATGCTGGCTTTCGCCCGCCGCCAACCCTGGATGGATCGGGCAATGAAAGCCGGTCAATGGGAGAAGCTTCCGGGGCGTTCTCTGAGTGAATGTACCTTAGGCGTTATTGGAGTGGGCAATATTGGTAAGGCGGTCATCCGTCGGGCGCGCGCTTTTGGAATGCGCATTTTAGGGAATGATATTGTCGAAATTGCTCACGATTTCGTCGCTGAGTATCAGGTCGAAATGACCAGCCTGGAAGATTTATTACAGCGTTCCGATTTTGTCAGCCTGAATTGTGATCTCAATCCAACCAGTTATCACCTGATCAATGAAAAGACTTTGAAGCTCATGAAACCGGGCGCAGTGCTGATCAATGCGGCGCGAGGGGCAGTGGTGGATGAACAGGCTCTGATCCATGCTCTGCAAAACGGACAAATTGGTGGAGCGGCATTAGATGTCTTTGAGCAGGAGCCTTTACCTCCCGACTCGCCGCTGCTCAGGATGGATCAGGTGCTGTTAGCTCCCCATAATGCCAATTCCAGTCCTGCTGCGTGGGAGCGTGTGCATCGAAACACCCTGCGCAACTTGTTACAAGGTCTGGGGATTGATTGTCAGGATTTAGAAGAACGCTATGTGCGGTTTACCAGATCTTAA
- a CDS encoding N-Acetylneuraminate cytidylyltransferase, with protein sequence MTASSPKIVALVPMRHHSQRVPGKNYRPLAGKPLFHHILETLQNCPEITEIVVDTDSPLILSELQSHFPRVHPLVRPEALCGDRVPMNEILAYDVSQVRAEYYFQTHTTNPLLRAETISRAIHTFLENYPAYDSLFSVTRWQTRLYDQLGRAINHNPAILLQTQDLPPVYEENSCIYIFTAETLLRRRNRLGERPLMFEIDAAEAWDIDDELDFAIVDFLAQRNLEK encoded by the coding sequence ATGACAGCATCTTCACCGAAAATTGTTGCCCTTGTTCCCATGCGCCATCACTCCCAGCGAGTACCCGGCAAGAATTATCGCCCTCTAGCCGGCAAGCCTTTATTTCATCATATTTTAGAGACCTTGCAGAACTGTCCGGAAATCACGGAAATTGTCGTCGACACCGATAGTCCCCTGATCCTGAGCGAACTGCAAAGCCATTTCCCTCGGGTTCACCCCCTGGTTCGTCCGGAAGCTCTGTGCGGCGATCGAGTGCCAATGAATGAAATTTTAGCGTATGACGTATCCCAGGTAAGAGCTGAATATTATTTCCAAACCCATACGACCAATCCGTTGCTGAGAGCAGAGACGATCTCTCGGGCGATTCATACCTTCCTGGAAAATTATCCAGCCTATGACTCGCTCTTTTCAGTTACTCGCTGGCAAACCCGATTGTATGACCAACTCGGCCGCGCTATCAATCACAATCCAGCGATCTTGTTGCAAACGCAAGATTTACCGCCAGTCTATGAGGAGAACTCTTGTATCTATATCTTTACGGCTGAGACCTTGCTTCGGAGACGGAACCGCCTTGGAGAACGCCCATTGATGTTTGAAATCGATGCGGCTGAAGCCTGGGATATTGATGACGAGTTAGACTTTGCGATTGTGGATTTTCTTGCTCAAAGAAATCTTGAGAAATAA
- a CDS encoding sulfotransferase, which translates to MSHKISRPLRQPSWMIKARLVRRLLRRLRQQIRYSRFSLQGLPILFANSFPKSGTHLLTQVLQAFQEIGPAVDSGLPAVVMYEGDGGRLRSEVEIITDLKRFLPGDIGYGHLHAFSQAVEILAAYPFATYFILRDPRDVAISHVHYVTEMEPRHAHHRLFAHEYATFEDRLAATITGVPQAEPPLPSLAERFEPYLGWLENPNVLTLQYEAFFGERQSVLRAILEHAGRRGFPFSRSIEEAIQILEDHIQPQRSPTFRKGGTGGWREVFTPQHKQLFKEVCPGILTMLGYEKDENW; encoded by the coding sequence ATGAGTCATAAAATTTCGCGCCCCCTTCGTCAACCTTCCTGGATGATCAAAGCGCGCCTGGTGCGGCGCCTTTTGCGGCGCTTACGTCAGCAGATTCGCTATTCGCGCTTTTCCCTGCAGGGGTTGCCCATCTTGTTTGCAAACTCTTTTCCAAAAAGCGGCACCCATTTGCTGACTCAAGTTTTACAGGCTTTTCAGGAGATAGGACCGGCGGTGGATAGCGGTTTGCCTGCAGTGGTGATGTACGAGGGGGATGGTGGCCGATTGCGCTCCGAGGTTGAGATCATTACTGACCTTAAGCGGTTTCTACCAGGCGATATTGGTTACGGACATCTTCATGCCTTCTCGCAGGCGGTGGAAATCCTGGCAGCCTATCCGTTTGCCACTTATTTTATCCTGCGCGATCCCCGGGATGTGGCAATCTCACATGTGCACTATGTTACCGAAATGGAGCCTCGTCATGCCCATCACCGTCTCTTTGCGCATGAATACGCCACCTTTGAAGACCGTTTGGCGGCAACGATCACCGGCGTGCCCCAGGCTGAGCCCCCTTTGCCAAGCCTTGCCGAGCGCTTTGAGCCGTATTTGGGATGGTTAGAGAACCCGAATGTGCTGACTTTACAATACGAGGCCTTCTTTGGAGAACGTCAATCTGTTCTGCGGGCAATACTGGAACATGCTGGTAGACGGGGATTCCCTTTCTCTCGAAGTATTGAAGAAGCTATTCAAATCCTGGAAGATCATATCCAGCCTCAACGCTCTCCGACCTTTCGCAAAGGTGGTACAGGCGGCTGGCGAGAGGTGTTCACTCCCCAACATAAACAATTATTCAAGGAGGTTTGTCCCGGTATTTTGACGATGTTGGGTTATGAGAAAGATGAGAACTGGTGA
- a CDS encoding DNA methylase N-4/N-6 domain protein, with product MKLNRRKTGTKTSAFGSPGRINHDSTSFYASKLYEELPKEEIVAYHENPIPAEVLDKIFCKTSERMEELPDNSVHLMVTSPPYNVGKEYDQNLALREYREFLKRVWTEVKRVLVPGGRACINIANLGRKPYIPLHAFLIEDMLDSGFLMRGEIIWNKASSGSPSTAWGSWLSAKNPTLRDIHEYILVFSKGMFGRGNLKRKSTISKEEFLEFTKSVWTFAAEPATKVGHPAPFPVELPYRLIQLYTFEDEVVLDPFMGSGQVAIAAIKTQRHYVGYDINEEYVKLAQRRIREFVTVSNAPRLSQSKKDDREHHCP from the coding sequence ATGAAACTGAATCGACGAAAGACAGGGACGAAAACCAGCGCCTTCGGCTCTCCTGGAAGGATAAACCACGACTCTACATCGTTCTATGCAAGTAAATTGTATGAAGAACTGCCGAAGGAAGAAATCGTCGCATATCATGAAAATCCGATTCCCGCTGAAGTTTTGGATAAAATCTTTTGTAAGACCAGTGAACGGATGGAAGAATTGCCGGATAACAGCGTTCATCTGATGGTAACCTCACCTCCCTATAATGTCGGAAAAGAATATGATCAGAATCTTGCCCTGAGGGAGTACAGAGAATTTTTGAAGAGGGTGTGGACTGAAGTCAAGAGGGTGCTGGTGCCGGGTGGGAGGGCATGTATTAATATCGCTAATCTCGGAAGAAAGCCTTACATTCCGCTTCATGCTTTTCTCATTGAGGATATGCTGGATTCAGGATTTTTGATGAGAGGTGAAATTATCTGGAACAAGGCGTCCAGTGGCAGCCCCTCCACGGCTTGGGGTAGCTGGCTTTCTGCGAAAAATCCTACGCTTCGGGATATCCATGAGTATATTCTGGTTTTTTCAAAGGGTATGTTCGGTAGAGGAAACCTGAAACGCAAGAGCACGATTTCAAAAGAGGAGTTTCTGGAGTTCACGAAAAGCGTCTGGACATTTGCTGCAGAACCGGCGACGAAAGTCGGTCATCCAGCCCCTTTCCCTGTGGAGCTCCCTTATCGGTTGATTCAACTTTATACCTTTGAAGACGAAGTCGTGCTTGATCCATTTATGGGAAGTGGACAGGTGGCTATTGCCGCGATAAAGACACAGCGTCACTATGTGGGCTATGACATCAATGAGGAGTATGTAAAATTGGCTCAGAGGCGCATCAGGGAATTCGTCACAGTCTCTAATGCTCCCAGGTTATCACAATCGAAAAAAGATGATAGAGAACATCATTGCCCATGA
- a CDS encoding Flagellar hook-length control protein FliK, producing the protein MNTWRTDKRRWVGRALTSALVGLLALAVVGRATSGGAEALHAPVGGASLWHLEAVDDPPNFYGVGSRSLALDGSGHPHIAYGGDHLYYAWRYGNAWHRETVDSAPGVGDEASLALGANGHPHISYLDFTNHDLKYAHFNGSKWQIETVDNSGDVWWETSLALDANGHPHISYFDSTNDDLKYAHFDGTSWHIETVDSTGDVGDSNSLALDANGHPHISYSDSTNDDLKYAHFDGTSWHIETVDSTGEVGSGNSLALDSNGHPHISYRDVSHENLKYARFDGTSWHIETVDTDAGLDTSLVLDSSGHPHISYFDWDNHDLKYAYYDGSAWHKETADSAGDVGSHSSLALDADGHPHIIHIEDYSILGYGLRYAHFDGSAWHTETVDSTGDVGEHNSLALDSNGHPHISYRDVTNENLKYARFDGTSWHIETVDTDAGLETSLALDANGHPHISYYDSTNEDLKYAHFDGSDWHIEPVDSAGYVGRYTSLALDSSGHPHISYYNGDLRYAHFDGSAWYIETVDSAGYVGEYTSLALDANGHPHISYYDATYRDLKYAHFDGSTWHTKTVDSEGWVGICTSLALDSSGHPHISYHDVTNRDLKYAHFNGSEWHIEPVDSAGEVGLYTSLALDAAGNPHISHYDLGNSDLKYTYFDGSAWHTETVDSAGDVGEYTSLALDINSRPHIGYYDITNHDLKYAWEEVTTLKLIYLPLVLRDR; encoded by the coding sequence ATGAATACCTGGAGAACGGACAAACGACGATGGGTCGGTAGGGCCCTGACCAGCGCGCTGGTCGGCCTCCTGGCACTGGCGGTAGTTGGCCGGGCGACATCGGGCGGAGCCGAGGCGCTCCATGCTCCGGTGGGCGGAGCCTCCCTCTGGCACCTGGAGGCGGTGGATGATCCCCCGAACTTTTATGGCGTGGGTTCGCGCAGTCTGGCGCTGGATGGCTCCGGACATCCCCACATTGCCTACGGCGGAGACCACCTCTACTACGCCTGGCGCTACGGAAACGCCTGGCACAGAGAGACGGTGGACAGCGCCCCCGGCGTGGGGGATGAAGCCTCTCTGGCTTTGGGAGCAAACGGCCACCCGCACATCAGCTACCTGGACTTCACCAACCACGACCTGAAGTATGCCCACTTTAACGGCTCAAAGTGGCAAATCGAGACGGTGGATAACAGCGGAGACGTGTGGTGGGAAACCTCTCTGGCGCTGGACGCAAACGGTCATCCGCATATCAGTTACTTCGACTCCACCAACGACGACCTCAAGTATGCCCACTTTGACGGCACCTCCTGGCACATCGAGACGGTGGACAGCACCGGGGATGTGGGCGATTCCAACTCTCTGGCGCTGGACGCAAATGGCCACCCGCACATCAGTTACTCCGACTCCACCAACGACGACCTCAAGTATGCCCACTTTGACGGCACCTCGTGGCACATTGAGACGGTGGACAGCACCGGAGAGGTGGGGAGCGGCAACTCCCTGGCCCTGGACAGCAACGGTCACCCACACATCAGTTACCGCGACGTCAGCCACGAGAACCTGAAGTATGCCCGCTTTGATGGCACCTCCTGGCATATCGAGACGGTGGATACCGACGCAGGCCTGGATACCTCCCTGGTCCTGGACAGCAGCGGCCATCCGCACATCAGTTACTTCGATTGGGACAACCACGACCTGAAGTACGCCTACTACGACGGCTCCGCCTGGCACAAGGAGACGGCGGATAGCGCCGGGGATGTAGGTTCCCATTCTTCTCTGGCATTGGACGCTGATGGGCATCCGCATATTATTCACATTGAGGATTATTCGATTCTCGGATACGGCCTCCGATACGCCCATTTTGACGGCTCCGCCTGGCACACCGAGACCGTAGACAGCACCGGGGATGTTGGCGAGCACAACTCCCTGGCCCTGGACAGCAACGGTCACCCGCACATCAGTTACCGCGACGTCACCAACGAGAACCTGAAGTATGCCCGCTTTGATGGCACCTCCTGGCATATCGAGACGGTGGATACCGACGCGGGCCTGGAAACGTCCCTTGCCCTGGATGCAAACGGTCACCCGCACATCAGCTACTACGACTCCACCAACGAAGACCTGAAGTACGCCCACTTTGACGGCTCGGACTGGCACATCGAGCCGGTGGACAGCGCCGGGTATGTGGGCAGATACACTTCCCTTGCCCTGGACAGCAGTGGCCACCCGCACATCAGTTACTACAACGGCGACTTGAGGTACGCCCATTTTGACGGCTCGGCCTGGTACATCGAGACGGTGGACAGCGCCGGCTATGTGGGCGAGTACACCTCCCTGGCACTGGACGCAAACGGCCATCCGCACATCAGTTACTACGATGCCACCTACCGTGACCTGAAGTACGCTCACTTTGACGGCTCCACCTGGCACACCAAGACGGTGGACAGCGAGGGATGGGTAGGCATATGCACCTCTCTGGCTTTGGACAGCAGCGGCCATCCGCACATCAGTTACCACGACGTTACCAACCGTGACCTGAAGTACGCTCACTTTAACGGCTCGGAATGGCACATCGAGCCGGTGGATAGCGCAGGGGAGGTGGGTCTCTACACCTCCCTTGCCCTGGACGCTGCCGGGAACCCCCACATCAGTCACTACGACCTGGGCAACAGCGACCTGAAGTACACCTACTTTGACGGCTCCGCCTGGCACACCGAGACGGTGGACAGCGCCGGGGATGTGGGCGAGTACACCTCCCTTGCCCTGGATATCAACAGCCGCCCGCACATCGGTTACTACGATATAACCAACCATGACCTGAAGTATGCCTGGGAAGAGGTGACCACGCTCAAGTTGATCTACCTCCCTCTTGTCCTGCGCGACCGCTGA
- a CDS encoding VgrG protein: MAAYYFYWYDVYTNLHFIDPDGSDALTDHPPDAYLSNFSYKEVSWHRRELLDMMAAQIDIVLPVYWGNDSQLFWSQTGLQKLVQAEQQMIADGYQPPRIGMFYDTTALRDQNGGVPPDLTTSAGKALFYGMLVDFFHLVPPNLWATIDHRPIVFLYTAEYVSAYDQSTFDYVAQHFQNDFGTTPYIVREVSWTDVETEGVYQWGVALNGAATFGQIGSVGPGYDESAVYNRPNPLIRERQCGEFYEESWDTIASSAATLVSIETWNEFHEGTDIAASREYSRTYITSTAQYIQRWKATDFSAAPTIWLDLGRYPAMQGLRPAFNYADGAWLVTYLAGREAAHPDRMTVPPSYYIYLEVNDAFLRATPAEVWVTVEYYDGGNDQWMLEYDGTTAPYTAAPPVQLQNTGKWRLHTFHLTDAYFGGRQNVGADLRLSDLSWADGQTNYFGRVWIARSLPGNQPPDLVAPNRVAVPVGKITQIPVSATDPDGGLISLSLDRSVDFATLVDNGDGSGFLRLAPAESDMRPCPFRIRLLATDSGNPSLSDAATIQIILHPYAVFLPVTIR, from the coding sequence GTGGCTGCCTACTACTTCTACTGGTATGATGTCTACACCAACCTCCATTTCATTGACCCGGATGGCTCCGACGCCCTGACCGATCATCCCCCCGATGCTTACCTGAGCAACTTCAGTTATAAGGAGGTCTCCTGGCACCGGCGTGAACTGCTGGACATGATGGCAGCGCAGATTGATATTGTTCTGCCCGTCTACTGGGGGAATGATAGCCAGTTATTCTGGAGCCAGACGGGACTTCAGAAACTTGTCCAGGCTGAACAGCAAATGATCGCCGATGGGTATCAGCCCCCCAGGATCGGGATGTTTTATGACACCACCGCTTTGCGCGACCAGAACGGCGGTGTGCCCCCGGACCTCACGACCTCAGCGGGAAAAGCTCTCTTCTATGGTATGCTGGTGGACTTTTTTCACCTGGTGCCTCCAAACCTTTGGGCAACGATCGATCATCGTCCCATTGTCTTCCTGTACACTGCTGAGTACGTAAGCGCCTATGACCAGAGCACTTTCGATTACGTAGCCCAGCATTTCCAGAACGATTTCGGGACAACGCCTTACATTGTTCGTGAGGTCTCCTGGACAGATGTGGAGACCGAGGGCGTTTATCAATGGGGCGTTGCCCTCAACGGCGCCGCAACCTTTGGACAGATTGGCAGCGTCGGCCCTGGCTATGATGAATCTGCCGTCTACAATCGTCCAAACCCGCTGATTCGCGAGCGGCAGTGTGGTGAGTTCTATGAAGAGAGCTGGGACACTATCGCCAGTTCAGCCGCAACGCTGGTCTCGATCGAGACATGGAATGAATTCCACGAGGGAACCGACATTGCGGCCAGCCGCGAATACAGCCGTACCTATATTACCTCTACTGCTCAGTACATTCAGCGGTGGAAGGCAACCGACTTCAGCGCGGCTCCGACCATCTGGCTGGACCTGGGGCGATACCCTGCCATGCAGGGACTCAGACCGGCATTCAACTACGCCGACGGCGCCTGGCTGGTCACCTACCTGGCTGGGCGGGAGGCTGCCCACCCCGACCGCATGACTGTGCCGCCTTCGTACTATATCTACCTGGAAGTGAACGATGCCTTCCTGCGTGCGACGCCCGCTGAGGTCTGGGTGACGGTGGAGTACTACGACGGTGGCAACGACCAGTGGATGCTGGAATACGATGGTACGACGGCGCCTTACACCGCTGCGCCACCTGTGCAACTGCAGAACACGGGCAAATGGAGGCTTCACACCTTTCACCTCACCGATGCCTATTTTGGGGGCCGCCAGAATGTGGGGGCTGACCTGCGTCTCTCCGATCTTTCCTGGGCTGACGGTCAGACGAACTACTTTGGGCGCGTCTGGATCGCAAGATCATTGCCCGGCAACCAGCCTCCTGACTTAGTTGCGCCAAACCGTGTGGCCGTCCCGGTTGGCAAAATCACCCAGATACCCGTCTCGGCAACCGATCCCGACGGAGGGCTGATTTCGCTGAGCCTGGATCGGAGTGTAGACTTTGCCACCCTCGTAGACAACGGGGATGGCAGCGGCTTCCTGCGACTGGCGCCTGCGGAATCGGACATGCGTCCCTGCCCATTCCGCATTCGCCTGCTTGCTACGGACAGCGGAAATCCGTCTCTGTCTGATGCGGCGACCATCCAGATTATTCTCCATCCGTATGCTGTCTTTTTACCTGTGACAATCCGATGA
- a CDS encoding Hemolysin-type calcium-binding region, translating to MRNQGDSKDNTQIDRGTPDKDLFIQYGFGGNDTQYTSGAAGNDWLEQYGGFGDDKQTSVADSGEDVISQDGGLGNDTQAADGGSSNDKIYQDGGLGDDDLHAEGGPGDDYIQQNSGFGNDTIRVGGGDGNDSIRIDAGFGNDTIIYDVYYGNDKVLIDGGFGEDKVTINAGTNQNFTIKNKKGEVVYQQGTGGTVITVQNVECIQVIAADGRVLFERCGYKPGMPGAFVARLDASGTREAEILQPRSEGMSAVIMVNTLVDENDGSCNDGDCSLRDAIQMASPGGTIRFSVSGFIVLDLGALTINKNLTIEGQASEFLGISAASSSRVLSVGSGANVTLSDIEISDGVSDYGGGIYNLGNLTVNNFAIRGNTATTSGGGVYNAANGVLTVTTTIIADNGAALNGGGIDNQGTLTIVGSEIRANGTESGNGGGIYNQGTLTINGSTIAGNDAAAYGGGIYNTAGRTATITRCEIGDNGAASGGGGVDNRGVLSITHSEIRDNGAEAGGGGGILNLHTLTVNSSTFAGNESTTYGGGIYVSAATQTTVTNSTLHDNVSSRGGGIAITSASITVTNVTLFRNEAVEGGGIYSSGTPSQTALRNTVVAGSPAGGDCGGAMATTSTHNLATDGSCSPGFTQVTTATLKLVWQGEWLGLESGSVAIDTGSNGVCPATDQRGVTRPRDGNGDGIAICDVGAYEFVAYRIYLPLVLRNAP from the coding sequence GTGAGGAATCAGGGTGATTCTAAAGACAACACACAGATCGATCGGGGTACCCCTGATAAAGACCTTTTTATTCAATACGGATTTGGCGGCAATGATACACAATATACCTCAGGTGCTGCAGGCAACGACTGGCTGGAGCAATATGGGGGATTTGGAGATGACAAGCAGACATCTGTTGCAGACAGTGGAGAAGACGTCATATCTCAAGACGGTGGTCTTGGAAATGACACACAGGCCGCAGATGGAGGAAGTAGCAATGACAAGATCTACCAGGATGGAGGCTTGGGGGATGATGATTTGCATGCAGAAGGCGGCCCGGGAGATGACTACATCCAGCAGAACAGCGGTTTTGGAAATGATACCATAAGAGTTGGCGGCGGCGATGGCAATGATAGCATCAGAATAGACGCTGGATTTGGGAATGATACGATCATCTATGATGTCTATTACGGTAATGACAAAGTATTAATTGATGGAGGTTTTGGAGAAGACAAAGTTACCATCAATGCAGGAACTAACCAGAACTTTACCATCAAGAATAAAAAGGGTGAGGTCGTCTATCAGCAGGGCACGGGCGGTACCGTCATCACCGTGCAGAATGTAGAGTGCATCCAGGTTATCGCAGCGGACGGTAGGGTGTTGTTTGAGCGTTGTGGGTATAAGCCTGGGATGCCAGGCGCGTTCGTCGCCAGGTTGGATGCCAGTGGCACTCGAGAAGCCGAAATATTGCAACCACGCTCTGAAGGGATGTCCGCCGTCATCATGGTGAACACGCTGGTGGATGAAAACGACGGCAGTTGCAACGATGGCGATTGCTCCTTGCGTGACGCGATCCAGATGGCGAGCCCCGGCGGCACCATCCGTTTCAGTGTCAGTGGCTTTATCGTCCTCGACCTTGGCGCGCTCACAATCAACAAGAACCTGACCATAGAGGGGCAAGCATCGGAATTCCTGGGGATCAGCGCAGCGAGTTCCTCACGCGTTCTATCTGTTGGCAGTGGCGCCAATGTAACCCTCTCCGACATTGAGATTAGCGATGGAGTCAGTGACTATGGCGGCGGGATCTACAACCTCGGCAACCTGACAGTGAACAACTTCGCTATCCGTGGCAATACCGCTACCACAAGTGGTGGCGGCGTCTATAACGCTGCAAATGGCGTGCTGACAGTAACCACCACTATCATTGCTGACAACGGCGCCGCTCTGAATGGGGGCGGCATAGACAATCAGGGCACGTTGACCATCGTGGGCAGCGAAATCCGCGCTAACGGCACAGAATCGGGCAATGGCGGTGGCATCTACAACCAGGGCACACTCACCATCAACGGTAGCACGATTGCCGGTAACGATGCTGCTGCTTATGGCGGTGGCATCTACAATACCGCCGGTCGCACGGCGACCATCACCCGGTGCGAAATCGGCGACAACGGCGCCGCTTCGGGCGGCGGTGGTGTGGACAACCGCGGCGTATTGTCCATCACCCACAGCGAAATTCGCGACAACGGCGCCGAGGCTGGCGGCGGTGGAGGCATCCTGAACCTCCACACGCTGACAGTCAACAGCAGTACCTTTGCGGGCAACGAGAGCACCACCTATGGCGGCGGTATCTATGTGAGTGCAGCCACTCAGACGACGGTGACGAACAGTACCCTTCACGATAACGTCTCCTCTCGTGGCGGCGGCATCGCCATCACCAGCGCATCGATTACGGTGACCAATGTCACTCTTTTCCGCAACGAGGCTGTAGAGGGCGGCGGCATCTATAGCAGCGGTACTCCATCCCAGACTGCGCTCAGGAATACCGTCGTTGCAGGCAGCCCCGCCGGCGGGGATTGCGGCGGGGCTATGGCTACGACCAGCACCCACAATCTGGCCACCGATGGTTCATGCTCACCTGGCTTCACGCAAGTCACCACGGCGACCCTGAAACTGGTCTGGCAGGGTGAGTGGCTTGGTCTGGAATCGGGTAGCGTGGCGATTGACACCGGCTCAAACGGTGTCTGCCCAGCCACTGACCAGCGCGGCGTCACTCGCCCCAGGGACGGCAACGGGGATGGCATCGCCATTTGCGATGTCGGCGCTTACGAGTTCGTGGCGTATCGCATCTACCTTCCACTGGTGCTGCGAAACGCGCCGTAA